Genomic DNA from Rhodothermales bacterium:
CCGCATGGATTCGGAGTACTTCAACATTCCGTATTCCACCCAGGAGAAGGTGAATCAGGCGCTCAACTCCAAGACGAAGAGTGTCACCGCCCTGGGTACTACCGTGGTTCGGGCCATCGAGTCGAGTCTTTCGGCCTCGAACACGCTGAAGGCCAATCGCGGATGGACGGACAAGTTCATCTACCCGCCCTACGAGTTCCGCATCACCGAGCGGCTCATAACGAACTTCCACATGCCCCGCAGCACGCTGGTCATGCTGGTCTCGGCGTTCGGCGGCTACGATTTCATGATGCACGCCTATCAGGAGGCGCTCAAGGAGAAGTATCGCCTGTTCTCGTTCGGCGATGCCATGCTTATCATCTGAGCCGCCACGGGGAAGGCGCCCCGTCCGGCTGAGCCAGCCCATTAACGCCCTATCGTGAATCCAGCAGACCTTCCCGGAGAAGTTGCGGTTGTCGTTCCGGCCGCAGGATCGGGGTCGCGACTGGGAGGGCATCGCAAGCAGTTTCGCGAGCTTGGCGGGCGTCCGGTAATCGTGCAGACGCTCCTGGTGTTTGAGCGGCACCCGGAGGTGCATCACATTGTTGTGGCCGCGCCTGAGGATGCCGTCAAGCCGCTCCAGCAGGAGTTCAGGCGAGTCGGCATCACCAAGCTAGAGCGCGTGGTGGCCGGCGGGTCCACCCGGCAGGAGTCTGTGTTTCGAGCGCTTGCGGCGTTGCCTCCGCTTGTGGACGTGGTCCTCGTGCACGATGCCGTTCGGCCCTTCGTGCGGGTCTCGCAGGTTTCTGACGTGATCGGGGCCGCGCGCGAGTATGGTGCGGCTGCTCCGGCCATCCCGGTGACGGACACGGTACGCAGATCGGGCGATGGGTTCTTTGGTGATACCGTCGACCGAAGCGGACTCCAGCGCATGCAGACCCCGCAGGGTTTTCGGCGATCGCTGCTCCTGGAGGCCCACCGCCTGGCGTCTGAAGGAGGGCTGGATGCCACCGATGACGTGGGCCTGGCGCAGCATGCCGGCGCGCCCGTGCGGGTTGTCGACGGAAGCTCGGACAACGTCAAGATCACGAACCCGGACGACTGGGAGCGAGCCACCGATTTCTGGCCGATGTGGGAGAAAGTGCTCCGTCTGGAAAGCGGGGCTCGAGGCGTCGTGCTGCGCG
This window encodes:
- the ispD gene encoding 2-C-methyl-D-erythritol 4-phosphate cytidylyltransferase, whose amino-acid sequence is MNPADLPGEVAVVVPAAGSGSRLGGHRKQFRELGGRPVIVQTLLVFERHPEVHHIVVAAPEDAVKPLQQEFRRVGITKLERVVAGGSTRQESVFRALAALPPLVDVVLVHDAVRPFVRVSQVSDVIGAAREYGAAAPAIPVTDTVRRSGDGFFGDTVDRSGLQRMQTPQGFRRSLLLEAHRLASEGGLDATDDVGLAQHAGAPVRVVDGSSDNVKITNPDDWERATDFWPMWEKVLRLESGARGVVLRGEGGA